The segment ttttttcaaatcaatattCAGCATCAGTCCGCCACAAcctaatttcttaaattttatacgCATCAGGAAGAAATAATTCcgattggaaattaatttgctcCCCCCCCCCATTTAATTTGtgataattattatttacgaggtaaattgtcgcttcgctccaatttacctcgccccgcttcgcggggatttgttgcgcttcgcgcaaattttatatctagaaaataattgagatgaaaaaagtccaatagaaaatgtattcgttggtaaaaaccgcctggtatcaggagtctctgtaccaaatttcatcacgatcggaccaacggtgtagaaatgcatagatgaacaggaacgaaattttagagagacctttctttattatatagatgggccacacaaaaacttccaaaagatatttcaaagggaaaaagtgaatttcacacaacatttatggcgccgaattcaaaaagtagtcaaaaaaacgtgatttttatatggggggtatgtgaaggggggctctggggggaaaatgaatgccgttggtaaaaaccgcctggtatcagtagtctctgtaccaaatttcatcacgatcggaccaacggtgtagaaatgcatagatgaacaggaacgaaattttagagagacctttctttattatatagaagattaCATATTATGATATACGAAAATacagtaaaaaataaaagtagttattatgaaaaaaattaagaacatACGCTCCGAGAATTCAATAATCCAAGaacaagaatttaaaaaaattgaggatcAAATCTTTGATATTTCTAGGAGTCTTGCACTAATTTGTTAATCGTTGAATTAATCTAAGAgattaagttaatttttcattttattaaatgattcTTTTCCTAAGgaatttgctttatttattttttttattataaatattaaaaggatCAATTGATTACAATATTGCTTCCCTTTCGTGAAAACCAACCGCGTCTTACTCtcaactaaataaaattaaaattttccgacGATTTACCAACTAATTTAGATAAGccaaaaatagacaaaatgAAACCAGAGTTTTTCATaatttctgaatatttgagaatatttttctctcatttcatTACCATTGCTGTTGCTAATCATGAATTGCAGTTGCAAGCATTTTTATGAGCCTCTCACTGACTACTTAGTATTATGTAGTTTATAAGAGCCGCAATGCTACAAATACGTCATAAActcttttagcaaaaaaaaaaaactctgggGGCAGGCATTATCGCAATAAATGTGTTTGTTCCGTCCAGACAGCTGGTGATGAGGAGCTGCGCGCGTGGACTTGAAATAGACATCGCACATCCCAATCTAATGTGCTGCtatgtaatttttcattttcagtgGCCAAATTCTCTCAGGAAAAGATCCTGCCGCATGTAAAGAAGATGGATGAAAACAATCTCTTTGAGCAATCCATCATTGATGAACTCTTTGCACAAGGACTCATGGGCATTGAGATTCCCACTGAACTGGGTGGAAGTGGATGTAATTTCATGACCAACATTATTGTTGTTGAGGAACTGTCGAAGGTGGATCCTGCTGTTGCAGCGTACGTTGACATCCACAATACCCTGGTGAATTCTCTGCTCATGAAGGTTGGCAGTCAGGCACAGAAGGAGAAGTACCTGCCGCTTCTGGCTCAAAAATGTGCTGGAAGTTTCGCTTTGACTGAACCAACATCTGGTTCTGATGCTTTCTCCTTGAAGACAACGGCCAAGAAGGAGGGTTCGCATTACATCCTCAATGGCACAAAAATGTGGATCTCCAATTCTGACGTAGCTGGTGTATTCCTCGTATTTGCCAATGCTAATCCATCTGCTGtgagtacttttttttaattctaattctGCGCTGATTTCAAATTAACGACCAgtgttcattaaaaaaaaaacaatttaattcgaATTTACGCATCCTTTTCCAGTAATTTGCGCCTGTTCACTAGATCACATTTTTACACAATAAACTTCTTATTTTAAATAGGGCTACAAAGGAATCACCACATTTATTGTGGACGGAGACTCTCCTGGTCTTGTTGTTGCCAAGAAAGAGAACAAACTTGGTATCCGGGCATCAGGAACATGCGTTCTCAACTTCGACAATGTTAAGGTGCCCGAAGAGAACCTCTTGGGAGAATTCGGTAAAGGCTACCAATACGCTGCTGGCTTTCTCAATGAGGGAAGAATTGCAATTGGTGCCCAAATGGTGGGCCTAGCTCAGGGATGCGTTGACGCTACTATTCCCTACTTGTTGGAACGCAAGCAATTCGGACAGGATATTTACTCCTTCCAGAGTATGCAGCATCAAATTGCGCGTGTTCTCACGGAGATTGAGTGCGCGAGATTGTTGACATACAATGCGGCACGTTTGCAGGAGGCTGGTAAACCCTTCACGAAGGAAGCTGCAATGGCCAAGTATTACTCATCGGAGATTGCTCAGAATGCCACGATTAAGTGTATTGATTGGATGGGCGGTGTGGGCTTCACGAAAGACTTCCCACAGGAGAAATTCTATCGTGATGTGAAGATTGGTGCCATCTACGAGGGTACAACCAATATGCAGCTAAGCACAATTGCCAAGTACATCCGCAAGGAATATGGTGGATAAAAAACTGTGTGCAATTGCGATGCTCTCAAGTGATATTTAACGTCTAATTCGCATGCCATCCCgcatttattttctctgtgcaaatattttgctatattaaaatgattttcaacaCTGATAAagtggaatttattattaaagttaAGAACTTGCAATATTCAGATTGTgagagtttaagaaaatttcagattAATTCAAAAAGGAACCAAAGggtctttaataaatttttttctaatactATTTATCAATCGgaatttgaagtaaaaaaaaatgaaaatttcacttattttctaatttgactgtattttttctctaaaagaatACAAcgtattataaatttattttgggtCATGTGGCAACTTAAAGCCCACCATTTTTGCTGTGTCTTCAACAGTTCGTTCTCCACGTCCTGAATACTCCTTCCGGATACGCTGGTAGTTGCGTTGACTCTGTAAGTAGCACAAATAGGTCTGTCCTAGGAAGTGCATCTCCTCCTTGGCTTTGCACAGCGTTTGATCCGTTGTACGGTACTTCTGGAATTGAGCCACAATATACTTTGCCGCCAGGGAGTCTTTGATACTACCACTGGGACTTGCAAGACGAAGTTCATTGAGAAGAGATCGCAGTGTCTTTACGGGAGCCGTCATCTTCAAGTTTTATGCACTGTAGGGCACAAGTTATAAATTCTGGATCGTTGTACTCTGGTTCGGGGCCTCTTTCACTCCACAAAACCTCCGGAACAACTTCTAATTTATCTCGCGGGAAGACGTGAATGGATGTATCGTTAAAAACGTCCGTgtagataaaattattttccaggGGAATCTCTTCGGTGAATTCTTCAGCCTTTAGGATCAATCCAGCATCGATCTGGAGATTACTTTTTGACCCAGAGATAAGAACACTACTAAAGCTATTGGACAATAGCAGAATATTGGAGAGTTTAGTGCCCCAATTCTTccacagaaaattatttgtcaGCTGTTTCGGACAGTGTGGGAGGTATatgaggtattttttttcctgatcAATCCCAAACTTCCCTTCCAAATTCCCAGGAATCACAGAAAATCCTagatttttgagaatttcagCTTCTTTGGGTGTGAAGACAGGATCTTGAAAGAGTACTTCCTGGATCTCTAAGTATTCCtttatcaatgaaataaaTCCCAACTGATTCCGGGACGTTGCACACCAGCCAAAATGTCCAAGACCAAAGCAAACAATGGTGTCAATTTTCTGTAGATGCGGATGTAGTTCCTGAACTTTTTTGAATGCAGTAAAAGTCTCCGAAATGTAAGCCGAGgactttaaattgaattttgtagaataaatttttctagaaaaagatcaaaatattacataaaCTTAACCtcaaattacacaaaaaataataatttcttgcTGTATTATTCTTACTTGATAACTTCTTCAGCTTGCAGTTCAGAATCACTCTCTAGATAATCACAGGGAGGAAGTTCAGCACTTTTGTAGTACTTCCGGGAGTATCTTTTGCGATTTTTTCCCATATGCCTAACCTCggcttaaaaaacaaaataaagttACTCCGGACCTCTTGcggataaaaaagaaacttattttttcatatctcccgctatttttctttaagaataacTGCCAAAAATATAGTAAGAGAGAAATCCCCCCAAAATTGACCAAAAAAGGCGACAAAATGATGGCTTTTGCGGAGTATTTAGACTTCTATCAGATACACCCGCATCcaatttatctcaattaaCACGCAATGGTGATGACTTGTGCGCCAGTGAAAATCGTGGTGCAAGAAAGTTGACCATGTTTATCAATATTCGATGCAAATGGGGCAAAAAGCATCGCGCGAGAAATAGTGTCAATGGCATTTCTTTCTGCCCATATTGAGATGCAGAGCGATTTAGATTGCAATTAGGTGCAGATTTGTGCATAAAATCACCAAGATCAACTCTCTTTTCTGCCAATTTTGTCTCGATGTTGCTCAGGCTCGTCTTGCCTTTGGGCATTTTATCGccgagaaaatatttgcatgTGTGACTTTCCTTGCATTTGGTGATGGCAAAGTCTTCCAAGAACGCACACAGTCCATATCGCTTTATCTCTGGCTTTAGGATTGGGaagatttcattgaaaaatgttgaatatttCGATGATTAATGGTTTGAAGGAGTTAAAAACTACCCACAGCCTTAAGCCTGAAATTCAGTTAATTTTTCGAAATGGtggctaaaaataaataaaattaagtttaactactaaaaattattctttatcgATTATGTAGGCAGATTGTTTATTCTTACTTATCTGACCAAAGGATCATTATTTtggtacaattttttttttacatgctAAATGGTTTAGGAGGCTATAGATAAAAGGATTCAATGTTCGAATATATTAGGATTATTTTCAAACTATATTCTAATAAAGCACCAAAGAGCTTCCTGAACAGTTCTTTTGTGGGTTGGTTTTTGTGATAGTTTACTCTTATCAATGAAAGATTGTTAATTTCTGGCCAGCAATATTGGAAACTTTCACGGAAACTGAAGGAATATTCCGCGCGTACTCTTGCGGTGGGCTCCCACTCCCATCATGTATTAGTCTTCGAGAGTGGCTCGAAGTGAAGAAACTTCCACGGCGATCAGTCCGAGTTCTTCAGTCGTTGACTCCGTTTGTGTGCTGCGCAACGTTGCAGAAGAAAGTTATTACTTGAATAGGTATTCTGCAAGAGAGAGGTTCAGAGACATACAAATCAAGTTGGAGTATTGTGGTTGTGATTTAAATTGTGAGATGCTGCAATAAAATAgaggaagaatattttattgggaAGTCTTTGACCATTTGTACCAGGAAGTTGTTGAAGGAATTTGTGAGCATTGTGTCTGTTGTCCATTTGGACGCGATTGCAGTTTTCGAAATCCACTTTAACCTACTTTAGCTTGGGTTTAGCCAAGAGAAAGAGCCGTGTGAGTGAGAAAGGGGCTTAATTGAAGCGTACACGGGAAAGAGTTGATAAGTTGTTGAGCAAGAGATTTTTTGGgtgatatttttgaaaataaaaaagacacTTATTGGGCACTCACGAGTGTCGCATTGAGTTTCTAAGATAAATTCCTTGTGCACAAGACGCGAACTCTAAGGTTGTTCAATTTTCCCAGCTATCATCATCATTAATTCCTCCGGCTTCAGCTCCGGTGGATCATCTTCTGGCCATCTACCAAGAAGTGACAGTAACAGTTATTTTCACCTGTGAATCTGTGAAACGGTTATTTTCGAGAGTTTCTTGTGTGTGATTTTTCCCCATTAGCAGCCATCGCGCATTGAGGATTCATCGAACGATCTCCAACAGTGAGTATCATCGCCTTCTTAATCAATGCCCCATGCACAGTAAATATATAcctattcatttatttaaaatgtctcATCGAATTTGCTGATTTAATTTGCATCAATCGATTCAAATGCCACACCAATtgcacatttaaaaaaaagaaacgtgtGGCGAGACACTCATTCAGGAAAATTAAGTGTTGTCAAGGAACTCACAAACAGGAGCGAGCGACTCTTgtgcaatttttaaaaatgtcacCGAAAAATGAGCTCGAGGTGGATCAAAGGGCGATGAACTTGTTAGCTCGTTTTATTAGCAATCACATAAAATTGCCGTCATCGAAAAATCTTCCACACTACCCAAGAAAATTTGGTCCGGTGTTGCACAAGTTGAGAGAGCTTGAAgctgaatttaaaattagcactcatgaataaaattggtcttttagaattttgtgaaatccATGCTTTGGATTCCACGAGAGCTCCTCACGTGCAAGGCAAGGACttgaataaaactttatagTACACCGCAGCTTAGCTGAAACGGCTGAAACATAGCTAAAAGTCTATTCAAGgaacttttattaaataacaTTTCTTTAAAGGACCATGACtgctaaataataaaatgaattgagataatatgaattgaaattcatcaagATTAAGTTTATTCAACCATATTAACGGCTGTTGGCTTCGAATTAGCAgcttttgacaatttaatgtttgttatttatttgtaaaggACTTTTAACTTCCTTGGTTGAATCTTAAggaatttaatcatttatgaTTTGAGATCTTCGTAATGGAATAAATTGACTTGCAAATCACAAAAAGTAAccaaaaaatcagaattacaaattaaacttTTGCTGGTAAAGCGATATCTTCGTTAAAACAAACAGTTTTTGGCGTATCGCACACTTTTGTTCCAAATCTTTCtctactgaaaaaaaaaacaaaatgtaaagATAAAGTCAATCTTTGGATACAACTGTTTTTTGTCTTAAATCAACTTGTGAATAAATGAGGAAAAGCGATGCTAACTCTGTGCAAATTCTATCTGTATCGtgagaaatattattatgaaaacttaaatgaatttttaatttaaaaattcgcaATCATTTGTCATCTTGGTCACGTTGTCAAAAGCAGCAAAATTGTGGGATAGGTACATCATTCCGGTGATTTAACGCACCCTGCTCATTGGAGGAATTGCATAAATAGAAACTCTTtgttaatgtttatttatccGTCTTATAGTGAAGGACCTCTccattaaagaaagaaaaaaatgaattcttcaagaatcgtaaattttttattgatgctGCCACTAGTTTTATCAATGAAAGGCGATATTATTTATCATTTAGCCCCTTTGCTCTCTCCCACAAATGAGTCCCGAAAGAAACCAGCATTCTTTCGGGGTTTCGTTCGGGTTCAAGTCCCCCGGTAATGTGGGAATGTTTTGATGCTCAAGAAGTATCATGTTACATTCCTTCTGGTGCACTTCACAATAAAGTCCCCAAGCATAAGCATAAGcggagatgaaaaaaaaagaataaatgttAGATTgtgatctcttttttttgtgccgtTGGACATTTTCCGCTTAAAGTGACTGGCATGACCTTGTTCGTGGCTCATTTTTCGGCCATTCTTCTCAGAGATTAATTGAAAGTCCCCCCAACCACCTCTAAAATGAACTCTCAAATGGCACTTTTGGTGAGCTACTCTAAAGAATTAGAATTTCCGctttaatggaaatttaaaaagaataacaaATAAGATGAACCGAATTCGCATGACTGTCTCAAAAGTTAATCCACACTGTCTCCAATACCTAATCTTCgacaatataaaatttatttgatattcaCGACATAGAAtacctttcaatttaattcaatatttgacCGGATTatcagagaaaaaagaagCTACACGGTATGTGTGCAAAGAAAAACCACTTTATTTATTACATCCCAAATGAAAGTTCATTGTGATTCAATGTTTGAAATCATGAGATTGCAGCCGAATTAAAATtcacgaagaaaaaatattcattttcattgaatttgaaaGCTTTAACATAAGAAATAGccgtttttgtattttctttttaataaaaatactttaaatacTACTTTTTCCAACAATATTAtttatgaagatttttataatctttgaaatataaattatggTAGTAAACAGGATCCTTTAATCACACATGAACAAATTCCATTTGAATATATATAATCcattatctgacccttcagtacgtaaaaattgaaaaaaaaagagatttttgtgTGGGACGCTATAAAGAGGAGAGGATGGAATCCCATATTGCGCTCACAATGATATTGACTTCCTCTACCTCCATATACCGAATTTCATCAatatcggcccagccgtttcggagaaGTTCACTTGCCATAGACAGACATTTCAGCTTTATGTATCAAGacaagataatttttaattttctttttttttaatatttattcagatttcttatttttatacgcttttgtaaaaaaaatgttataggTACTCAGTTCTTTAACAATTACCCAGCTGGTAATAATAGAATAATTTGTATTTCCCGATACATATATTATCAAtcagaaatttttctaaaacttttaattcttcttttctataaaatgGAATGAtgtcaaatgattttttcttgttttatgaTACAATTTTGCtgatgtaaataaaatgtgaatggaGTTAGTCCAGCCGGGGAATCTTTTTCGACAGATGTGCTTTTTTGTATACGCCgcgtaaaaaatattctctcttttttcgatttttaacGTGTTGAAATgaatacatatttaaaaaaaaaacgttgggTCATATCTCACTTACCAACCAcgcattttgattttttctatgTGTGGCTTTGCAAATAAAGAGTCTTCTCTACATTTtgttattgtaaaaaaagtgatttaatGTTTTGAGGAAAGAGTCATGACTTTTGGAAAAATGTTGGTGCGAAGACACAACAGGGAAAAGTTAGTGatattaaattacctttcacAATAACTGTTGTGCAGTTAAATTGAATTCGtgttaacaaattatttacgCGCCAGAACGctcatattttggaaattaatatGCTTTTAGGAAACTTTTCTCTTGCTAAcacatatttttctctttgggcattttgaatttttccttgaagtggGTGCATATCTAATGGGAGAACAATGCATCCCATTCAGTTCTCATCCAGAGGAATTCTTAtgagaagtatttttttacgcGCGGATACAGACATCGATTTGCAAAAGTAGTGTTGCGGAATTTCCTGCATGAATCCCATGTTTGCGGCGAAAGATGAGGAAATTTGAAGCATCTCTCGAGTCTGccaatttctaaaattaaaactcaatGGTCCTTATTGAATAAATGTCTGGAGAGTAATATGACTCCACCATCGAGCACAGCAGAGGCGTCTTGCATTCTGAATATATGCACGCATTCTCCCTTCATTCCGCTAAATCTTTCCCCATTGATGcgcattataaaattaatctagtgaattttcttgtatGTGAAACACTTTCAATTACTCAAAAAGACCTCTTCACTTGCCGGAAATTTCAATCCCAATAGATAAATGCCACTGAAAAATCACTTGgttattttcttctcctttttccCTTTTGCGAGATTATACAAAACACGCGGCATAGAACATGCACATTACACtgaggagaaatttttctctgacTAAATGATCTTATCTGCGGTTCCCACAGAGGATGACTAAATATTTTGGTTTGGGAATTTTTGGGTATTTCTTTTactaacgaaaaaaaaagaaaataaacagaaacttgtagtataataaaatatttaacgtttACATTCACTTTTTATGTAGATTGCAGAACATAGGCACtgcaaaaaagttttacaaaaaGGCTTACacataacaatttttttgacgtttctctttTTTAGCTAAACATTAGAAGTTGTTCCATTTCCATTTAAAGTTCATTTAGTTGACATTTTTagtctaacgtttgacgtattttttctaaagtttgtaGGATCTGAGAGACCGaaatttaactaatttttgtttcatatttgcttttcatttcattttttagttaTAATGATTTAGTTTTTCTCTGAGTGTAAAATATATCATCGGTTGCAACAAATGCCTTCCGGCTCGCGCACAAtaattttgagagagaaattgatcttttcattttttatgataaCAATAGGGCCCCCACACAACCTTTTCAGTGGCGTGGAGTATTCCCAACCAGAGAGACACTTTCGTGGCTGAGATTTCTCAGCGCCGTGCGAGTCAAGATCACGAACGGCATTTCAAAGTTCGTGTCATTTAATTCATgaatttataatgaatttttcttttatttttctataaacaaaaaaagttaatattaagtcattttataaaagcaGCGATGAGGggtttaatttttgagaaagtACGTAGAATTGGTTGCCTTTTAATTActtgattttcaattcattgcTCTTTGAACTAATTATTTCTCTGTATGTTCgttatttcttcttcacttttttaaagcaaattcTTGTTTGTGGCACTTTggtgtgacttttttctttcatttcttcctGGTAGGTAGTCCAATGTTCTTTTACAAAGTCTTGGGAATTAAGTGAGGTGTCAGCAATAAACATCTTCATCATGCCTTTGAAGCCCTCATAAATCTTCCGGTTTAGAGGGTGATAATTTCTAAATATATGTACCTACACACATCAATATTTTAGAGTTGAGTTGAGAAATGCAGCAATGTCacatgaaaattgataaaattttccttaaattatgTATCAAGAAGCACATAAATCATGGAATTCCatatgaaattgaaattggaGAATAGATTGATCTGCTtatttggagtttttttttggaattttttccacacaatgtTGCTGTAACATGATCCACCTACAGAAAAATGATGACTTTCTTAGGCGCGTTTAGTGGAAACTTGCTTTTTAACTTGGAACGAGTggaaggcaagaaaaaaatgcaaaatttgccATTCAAAAATGGTGTGAGGTGCAAAGGGTGCCCAAATCCAGATGTTCCActtgtggaatattttttattaaataaattggtaTATAAAAACATTAcctattaaattatattaaaagataACTAATCTTaatcttaagattttaatATCTTCATGATTAAGAAGAGTTTTGGGttaatttttaggtttttttctttcttggaTGTCCTTGTGGGCACTTTTTTTAGCAGTAAAATGAGTAGGAAATTCATCAGTAAAGTGTAAAACAAGTAGAACTTTCATTAATGTTTCggattttccaatattttgaataaaattaagctGAAGCACTTAATCAGGCGCTACATCAGTTTTATACAATGGGCAGTcaatctttattatttttttaaaatttaataggtGATTccaaaagttgaaaagttccATTTATCTGCCCTAATTGCTTCAGGGCAACTCCtcaaaaagtaaaatgtttGCATTCAACTGGTCAGCACCTTTTTTTGCTCAGCTGTTATTGTTCTCTCATTCAAAACGAGGGAATGACATTATTTTGATGActcaaaagaaactaaaagtTCTACCTCCGCAGTACAATTTGTGAGCACaatttaacttcttttttttttattctcaacaACAACATGAGTGGAGTTCAAAAGGCTGTGGTTGTGCTCTGTGTCGTAAAAGTTCGCCTCAGCGTCTTTTGTGTTAAAAGTCGATCATCCAAATAGTATAGAGGCGCGCGAGTGATGATGCTAAAAGATGAAGGCCTCTTTTTTTCGGTGCTCAatggagaaagagaaagagtTGGTGCGATGCTGAATGATTGGCGGTTTGGGGGGAACATGCTAATATACATGGTGAGGCAGTGAAGCACGAAGTTGAGGCATTTTCCTTTTGGCTGCGCGAAGAACACGATGAAGAATGCAATATACCGCCTCGTCGTCCAGACAACCACACAAATTGAGCACTTCTTTGTATGTCGATGAACTGGATGATGTTTTGTAATAATTCCAcatttctttcgttttttttctttgcgtttttcttttaaaacaaaatatataaa is part of the Lutzomyia longipalpis isolate SR_M1_2022 chromosome 3, ASM2433408v1 genome and harbors:
- the LOC129793314 gene encoding short/branched chain specific acyl-CoA dehydrogenase, mitochondrial isoform X2 yields the protein MRGNSLLCCVGITSIAGGRFGYIVSVLLINFLAMNNLRRIPLRQICQRLSQNARLYSEGTFEKIPPLTTLTDDEQMMKDTVAKFSQEKILPHVKKMDENNLFEQSIIDELFAQGLMGIEIPTELGGSGCNFMTNIIVVEELSKVDPAVAAYVDIHNTLVNSLLMKVGSQAQKEKYLPLLAQKCAGSFALTEPTSGSDAFSLKTTAKKEGSHYILNGTKMWISNSDVAGVFLVFANANPSAGYKGITTFIVDGDSPGLVVAKKENKLGIRASGTCVLNFDNVKVPEENLLGEFGKGYQYAAGFLNEGRIAIGAQMVGLAQGCVDATIPYLLERKQFGQDIYSFQSMQHQIARVLTEIECARLLTYNAARLQEAGKPFTKEAAMAKYYSSEIAQNATIKCIDWMGGVGFTKDFPQEKFYRDVKIGAIYEGTTNMQLSTIAKYIRKEYGG
- the LOC129793314 gene encoding short/branched chain specific acyl-CoA dehydrogenase, mitochondrial isoform X1, producing the protein MNNLRRIPLRQICQRLSQNARLYSEGTFEKIPPLTTLTDDEQMMKDTVAKFSQEKILPHVKKMDENNLFEQSIIDELFAQGLMGIEIPTELGGSGCNFMTNIIVVEELSKVDPAVAAYVDIHNTLVNSLLMKVGSQAQKEKYLPLLAQKCAGSFALTEPTSGSDAFSLKTTAKKEGSHYILNGTKMWISNSDVAGVFLVFANANPSAGYKGITTFIVDGDSPGLVVAKKENKLGIRASGTCVLNFDNVKVPEENLLGEFGKGYQYAAGFLNEGRIAIGAQMVGLAQGCVDATIPYLLERKQFGQDIYSFQSMQHQIARVLTEIECARLLTYNAARLQEAGKPFTKEAAMAKYYSSEIAQNATIKCIDWMGGVGFTKDFPQEKFYRDVKIGAIYEGTTNMQLSTIAKYIRKEYGG
- the LOC129793316 gene encoding protein FMC1 homolog; translation: MTAPVKTLRSLLNELRLASPSGSIKDSLAAKYIVAQFQKYRTTDQTLCKAKEEMHFLGQTYLCYLQSQRNYQRIRKEYSGRGERTVEDTAKMVGFKLPHDPK
- the LOC129793315 gene encoding SRR1-like protein; this translates as MGKNRKRYSRKYYKSAELPPCDYLESDSELQAEEVIKKIYSTKFNLKSSAYISETFTAFKKVQELHPHLQKIDTIVCFGLGHFGWCATSRNQLGFISLIKEYLEIQEVLFQDPVFTPKEAEILKNLGFSVIPGNLEGKFGIDQEKKYLIYLPHCPKQLTNNFLWKNWGTKLSNILLLSNSFSSVLISGSKSNLQIDAGLILKAEEFTEEIPLENNFIYTDVFNDTSIHVFPRDKLEVVPEVLWSERGPEPEYNDPEFITCALQCIKLEDDGSRKDTAISSQ